gatgaatattcggttgtaaacatgtttagttatattccgattgtttttcattcgggaaaaatatgtgtcttcttacttccgaatttgtttattcgggttatagttgtgtactttgtcttccgattgtgtaggatgaaaaatttagagcttctgaactccaattgatgcatattcggttgtaattATGTTTAGTtatctttcgattgttttgtattcgggaacaatatgtgtcttcttacgtccgaatgtttacattcgggttatatttccatactttgtcttccgattgtatagtttgtaaatattgttcctttctttgttgtttagacaaagtcgagaaaggaggaagaaagtgacagctactGCTAGGAGGGAAaagagtgccaaagataattcaagtgctcaacaaagcttacaagaacaaagcagtcaacaaggagtgcaaccaagtgctgaacaaagtgtagaacaacaaggcagtgaacaaggggtgcaaccaagtatTGAACAATCCTCtaaacaaagtgcagaaccaactgctccacaagttacaccccaccatgaaattgaaccagttgatccagtgccaagagtataagaagaaggacaaccaagtggtacccaaaaagccaaaaaaggaaaagatggtgtaaagaaggatattgctaagaaagcatcacatcttgtccctcatcacttgaagaagaagggtattccaacaggcacaatccttgggctaccggcggatggaggaaaattgctatttggatacaaagactcatgggccagagaaatatacgaaaccgaggtaataaaattactattttttattaatgtattgtctatgtgttatatcgtaatatttgtattaaggatttttttatgtactttaataggatcatcaagatgcggtccgtctactcaaacctaccgccgcaccaacaaaaatgcttgcgtggtcTTTATcaggtgaatgtgaaaggttcaagtcaattgttgccaactcggggttagctaatgccgccgagaatttattgttggaacatgatcgtgtggacATATCGgtgttcgtggagagaatgtatcctgagaccgatactttccatatgccgtttggggagatgacgattactccggatgatgttgtgcagattcttaaccttcccgaccaaggcacagttgtgaagtttaactacacattgcagttaagttgggcacacctttattctctaactaaaaagtgcttaggttgggatgaagagacaacaacaacagagtttaggaggcatgcaagttacagaacaagacaaatcaacattacagctttgatgaatatattccgaggcaccttggagaaggaaaagaatggaacgttaactgatgagcaagtgaaccacgctgccaccgcatatctcctttgtgtattgggatgtgtcatattccccaatacttctggcaaccggatcgacgccaaacTTATACAACGTTTGGATCCTCTctatgaagtcggtgactattcttggggcacggcatgcctagcattcttgatggaagagttgagaaaggcttcgaggctaggaacatgccaagttgccgggaacgtggctctattgcaggttttttctttaactctataactcactctatagttattcggtagacaatacatatgatgcatattcataactccaaatgacgcatattcggtaggaaatgatccatctcgttttccgaatgttggttattcggtgtctaggtacttagttttatttccgattatatataatcggaaatattcttttgatattactaccgaatatacaggccagaaaaactataggttactgaactccaaatgacgcatattcgttaggaaatgatccatatctatttccgaatgttgggtattcggtggtccactttgatcatgtcttggacgacctcttttcttaggttccggctcatcttcaaattcggcttccgaacgctcgtgcctagacaataatcttttattagacaaatactccttcaactcttttctttggatggtcctcgacacttcggtgttcggcctaccggtgttcttttgcttaataggttcatcaacctcccttaaaaaagggtgaagggcttcctccaaattatgcatcaatatttgctttttggtgtcgtttgatgtagcgtaacgctcggctattcgtgcacacaattccgactccaagaaagacggaccatctactaccggggtgttcggagtgaaatttaattgcttgcaaaatggatgaatatcattgatgtcaatcacttcaacatacctaccgaaattatgacgacacgggagtccaatacctatcatatccttgcaaacacaaaccgtattctcgtcatcataagttttatataacttcaattttcatcatgcgatttattgcccatcttgaaactttatgaacaactccccttagaagcaatttttccttaatatgttccatcgggaattggataaattgcatacatttcctaatctttacgagatcacgattggtgaattcatggattgcttcttggatcgacacaactccattttgactaccaattagtattttctttagtcgaccatgagacccctccgcaatgcttgtcgcctcgttcttgaagttacgatattcatatgtccatgcaaacacaaacctctccttaatcgttaaccattgttttttacaatactcaaccggttttgggtagtccgtgccgtattcatcctcaaatttcttcaagttacattcgtaaatttcctcggtcatcgaccaaacgattttgtcccatgctttcatgaacattttccaaataattccatcctccttccacttttcttcaaataacctatcctcttccttacgttcttccacggttaatttactaatgcgctcatcctcttcctttgacctcttggtacccttccttggtcttttagcttggaaatgatgatggcaattggttttgagattgcattgaatgtgccacgtacattgcaagttttgggcttccggaaacactaccgctattgcatgcattaaggcttgatcgttatccgttacaataacccttggaaaattatcaccgttataaatggacctcaacgtctccaacatccaaatgaaactcacattgttctcatgatccattaaaccccatgcaatcgtaaacgtgtttttgtccgaagtatggcaagcaatgttcaacaacggcatgttatacttgtttgtcttataagtagcatctatcaacaaaatttgatgaaagcattgagccaattggatcatttcgggatgtgccaagaaaatacgaaccactataccatccttttcttcccttctcaaggtgtagccgtgtaactccgctaaccactccgattgttgcatgaccgttctaccatcccattcagtccttttgatcgtaggtAGGGctgacttaattgtagacaaagaagacaagttgtcggggtcgtcctcctttattttacttaagatcgcactcgctttttggatccgcatagacctcaccgtctgcatttgatgtggttttaacttggcaaccattacatgtccaattaaatccaacagatcatcatggttgtgacaaccgttatcaactttatacattttatagtctttacctttaataccatcgggcttaaagaagacaatcttaaatggacATCCTATctttttggtattgcttcggtatttcctattcgtcttccgtacatacttactattctttccctcgtgactctttcgcgtcccacctcgctcacaaatcatttcaaatcgagtgtcactaacatgattattttgaactacctcgcacatgttatcttttgccttgttcataagccattcctttgcctccttcttacttccaaatgtctaaacgtgcataaaacaaaacaaatctaataagcataaccatttagcatataaattttgaaaaaaaagaaaagtagtaatgagtataccaaatcgtttgcatagtatagggaagtgtcggggcctcaaatagaaatcatcaacaaactcttcaacgacatgcatatgaaagcaacaaattattatacaataatcggatgttattaaataagtcaaactgccgaatatactatattcggaatcctatcggttacccaaaacacccgatttatgcaaatgaatgtacacagtttactgagtgcaaaaaatgatataatcggaatctaaaatatatagtaaaacagccgaatataaataaccgggagataactttaatcgataaacatccgattttcaagttttcggaaattttattttgaggccactgttatattcggcagtcaaataatgttaaactattaccgattgtaaaggataagaatactgagttttgaaattttttgaggaattcgtttttggggccattcggaggtaaataactctacataactaccgaatgtagatttttttggaaaaccagtttggggttttttctcatattcggcagtaaattactatcttggaactgccgatatacatatttggtactcagtgtgttatattcgtaagtttattcgagaaattatctaccgaatcggggtagttcatggcattcaatgcatgcaataatcggtttttcttgtttacaaaagcacacaaacgcatgcaaatcgagtatttgagtttcttaacacaatacctgtgttttacatgcatcgttagcttcaatatcaggcgattccccattttcttccatgaaagggtcgtctaggttttcctctccacaaaagtttggatcattcaacatataccccaaatcgtcttcgccatgattctcaccttcttcttcatatccatccatttttgtagtgataaaatgggttttcccttttttccttcaccttcttctctataactttaacaactcaaaaatgaaaagaaatggaaaaatgaaacagaaatcattctaatactgcactgactacaatcggaagtctgggtaaatttttgtcttccgattgaaatcggaggataaaaatgttatcatatcctccgaatatataagggtaattttgccattacgaattatgcgagataagggctggctacattttcccttcgggtgaccttttttgttttattgttggcccctaaatccttttgagtggcccctaaaaacgcaagGTTTATTAAATTGCAAAAGAAAATGATCAACATTTCTTGATCAGCAGAACAGTAATCAAAACCCCGGCCTTAGATTGTGAGTTTCATCATAAACCTATTTAATTAGCATATCTCATCAGCAAATGAGAATCTCATATTCATGTTATCATGCAAAATCCTCTTATTAACTTGTTGCATTGCTCCTAAAATGAAAGCTGGCGTCTTGAATTCTGATCGGCTAATAGCTAAACAAACATTTTCGCCGATTTGTACAAAACCAGTCTCTGAAACAACAAAATCAGCCTGGCTTTGAAAATGAAATGTTATGATGGGAACTGTAAACTCTCCTTTCGGTATAACAAAACAAAGGCCATCTCCCGTGGGTGCAGCAACAGGAATGCCAAACTGTTGAAAATGTGCCATAACCAACTTTGCAACTCTATCAAAATGATCTTTATACATTATGCTAAACGGACTCCCCGTATCTATGGCACAACCGCCGGTTCCATCATATTTAAGCTCAAATTCTCCTCTCGCAAAACCTACTGGGTTTAAACCAACACTGATATCCTCCAGAGTTAAGTAATAAGCCGATGACTGTAAATGAACGGGGGTTACTACTATGGGAGTTTCATATACTTGTTGACCTCCACCTCCAATTGTCGCATCTGCGCCAAAGCTTATATATGTGTCTCCAGCGTTAGGCTTGTTAGATCTCTCCAAGCAGTAGGAAAATTTACCTTGTCCATCATCAGCTAATTGATTCAGAAAAGACATTGGTCCTCTTGCCAAACCAAGTATTCCTGCAATAGGATCAGGCTTTCCGATTTTGTGGTTATTACCGAAGGAGGAATCAAAATTTTCTTGGCAGAAACCACAACCCATGAGTAGTTGAAAACTTTCAAGGCCACCACCACCCGCAGTATCTGAGTTCATAGTGAATGTTTCTTTAGCAATAACACAAGTCGTAACTGCATCACTCATATAAGCTACTTTATAAACACATTCGCCGTTGATATTGCAACTATCGACCGTGCAGTATGGATGACTAAGGCAAGGAATAGGATGATATGTTTGTGACTCGTCCCACGGATAAAGAGGGGCATCTTGATAGAAAGTTTGTGTGGCACCGTTGCATTGAAGCCAAGTAAGATCACTACCTGTATCAACCATCAAAGAGTATGTCATGAATGTTGGTGATTCATCAGGAGGAAATGTACCTATACCTACCGATCCAACGTACCATCCTGATTCTTCACGAGCTAGTGGCATACGAACAACATCGGGGTTCATCGTTCTATTGTTATTGAGTAATATATGTGAACCAATGTAATGCGCTCGAGCTTTGGATTGGTCGATGAGTTTTTGAAATCTTTCCTCTGGTGTCATCAAATGAATTTCAGCAGGATCATATAAAGGCGAGTCTTCGGAGTCTTTGTGAACCATCCTCAATGTAAAACCTTTGGGATTAACTGCAATGACTGAGTTAAACAGTAGTGAAACATGAGTGACGATtgttagaagaaaaatgaaaagtgTGGGTGTTGTTTTACCCATTTTTGTGATCTAGAAAAGATTTTGATGAACACAACAATATGGAATTCTGAACTTCAGTTTATACATATTGCATATCTATATTGAAACATCATGGAATCCATATTTAATTTACTTATTTATCAATCAAAAAAAGTTAATATATGATATGAATTTAACGTAATCTAGTCAAGTTAATATTTTTTACTGTATAAAATCTATAAAGCCTTATTATGTTCGATTTTGGACCAAAAAAAGTAGTATAAAAAATCGTATTAGATCTTATTACTGTAATGTTTTATTATAAAAGAGAAGAAGCATATTAATGTTTTAAAGGAAAGCTTTCTAAATATGGAGTGTTACGGATATATTTTAGTTATATATACACAAAATCTTTTCTTATATTAGTAAATTAATTCTGTATTAGGTTTTATTTGCCATATATAAATCAGTTACTCTTTGCCGTATCCGTAAGATTCCTTATTTTGTGCAGGAAAACCAGACAGCAACATGTTCATAATAATGAGAAGAATCAACAGTGACATCTTTTCTTGGTTTTTCATTTTCATACACTTTTAGCCTTATTGATGTTTTCATTTAACAGGTGTACTAATTTGGTGAAGTTTCCAATGGATGAGAACTGTAAAGGTGGCCCAAACAAGTCTACAAAGAGTTGGAGATGTTCGATTCTAAAGCGGATAACGAGGCTGGCTAAAAGATACTTCAATATTTACCAAAACGGAAAAGGTCCATTTTTCCTTCCAACTACAACTGCCAGCTATGGAAATCAAATTTCTAAGTGATATAGATTGTTGTGTAAGTGGCTTTTACTTTTTTCACTAGGCATTGATATCTTGCGTCTCCTTTTGACTACCTCAAATGGCACGTTGGATGTGTATCACTCTACGATGTGGTATCTAGTACGTGATACTTTGGTAGTTACGCTTGAGGTTGTTCTGATAGGTGTACATGGAGAAAAAACAACCCTTGTTTAATTAGCTCATGGAACTGATAATGAAATGTGTAAAATATAATTACTGAAATCACAACTAGATTACCCCTTTGATTTTATTGTAATGTCTCTTTTGTTACTAGAACTAGTAACATGGTAACTGACTGTGTTGCATATATAGTTTTCTAGAAAGATGAAGTCTAGTGAAAAAACCAGATGGAGATAGGAGAATTGGGAAAATCAATTAAATGGTAAGGTTTAACTCAGttgtttttgtgtttaattgaagTTGCTGTCTTGCTGCATTTGTTTATATCAATTAGCAAAATCAGAACCGAAGTTAAGCACGAGCATATCTTAATAAAACTCATCCAGATTCTAGTGGTAGATTTTAATTAAGTTTCATATGATCATCATGATCTCCAAAGCCCCTGAAACTTGGCCCCAGATTTTGAAATAAGCAGATTAGGAACtgtacaaaaaaaacaaaaaacatttaCGTACTGACAAAAAGAGGAATTAAGACTTGAACCCTATTTCGTTCCAAAAATTAACCACTATTAAAACCTCAAAAGAAACATAAATCTTGTATTTACCTTTTTGTCAAAATTCTAAGAATTTGCATGCTTCATTGTTCCATTTATGCTCCAGTCAACGTACGATGGAATTGGAGATGTCACAGGAAAAAGAAACTCAACCGCTCGGGGGTTACAATTAACAACTGCGATACTTCTATTAGTTTTAGTCACAAGAAAAAGTTAACCCAGACAATCATAGTTAACATCAATGTACCACCGCTTCTTTTCCATATTAAGAAAACGCAATTTGAAGCAGCTCGGCTCTTCTAAGTCAGACGAGAACGTTTCCATGATTTGGGTCGGCATTAGGCAAGCAAGATTTTGCATTTTCTTTGCTGCATTGCTGCTGCTGTTCTTGGCTGGAGAGTCATGTGTACATGGATTGGATAATGCGTTCTCgttcttgttcttttttcttcCCTGATATTCAGAACCCTTCAAGGAGCTCAAGAATTTTTAGCTTCGAGCATGTAAAGAAAAGGACATTGTAGGCGACTTGAGAATACTTTTGAATGAGCAAGGTGCCGAGCCAAGGGTCGAGCTCTAGCCCCCCTAAAATTTCGAAAATCCATATTTAGTCCTTAGGTTTCTTCAGTTTTTAGGTTTAGTCCTCTAGTTTTTAGGATTTAGCCCCCTAATGTTTAATAATTTAGTCCATCAAGTTTATCAATTGTTTTTTAGGCCCCCTAAAACTTAAAAGCCGGCTCCGCCACTGAATGACTAGCACATGATGGACTCAAGTGGTAAGGAAACAAATTGAAATATAATCTACCCCCTAGCTGAATTACCCTTTTATATATCAAGGACTGCTCATGATGCCCGACCCGTTTAACAAACAACAGAAAAATTGAGCACTTGCGAGTTAGGTTGTTGATGTCCCAGGACCCAGCTCTATAAAGTCGAGAGGAGTCTTCACTCTTAATTTATTTATTCTgctttagggtttagggtttcacaaaatatAACTTGCAATGGAGGAGCGTTTCAAAAGTAAGAAACCCGAAAAGGAGAAGACGATATCATGTGTAATTCCCGGCGATATCATAACATATGATATACTCACAAGAGAGTTTGCGTATGCAAAACATGGTCCAagtactatgtttataatccgaGCAGTCGTTTTTCAACCATCATACCCTTACCAATCAATGATCTTCCACCCTCTGAAAGACGTTGCTTTTGTTTGTGCTATGACCCGTTAATTGACAAACACAAGGTCGTGTTTTGTGGACCTTACGGTTGGAGATGGGTTAAGACACGGTGGCGATCCGTGGAGAGAGATAGTTGTTCCGGATGCTTTTCGTTTATCTAATTTTAACTTTGAAGTGGAGAAGTTATATTTATTTCCCTTATTTCGTCCAAGCATTTATGTCAGCAAGAGAGGTAAACCACGTGACTATTTACATATGATAGTTAAACCGCATGATTCAGATGAAAATTACATACTTCATCTTGATGCTACTAGAGAAGTTTATGTTAAAATCAAGCTCCCCAACGAGGTTTCAACTTTGAAGCTCGAATGTGTTCTTAATGCGATGGAAGGGTTATTATGCTTATCACATTATACTATCGAGACAAATGTATTAAGGATAGGACTTTGGAGAAGAAAGATTATAATCGtgatgaagatgagcatgaaTTGTCGGAGATCAGGTTCAACTTTAGTATGGAAGAGAGCGTAAGAAGTCCTTGTGTTTCATATATTCAGCCATTGACGATTCTCACAGTTCCTAAAATGAAGCTTATATTTGCACATTGCTATATTGTGGGTGCGCCCAGCTATATCGATGAGTATAGTTATTACTATTATGACATTGAGTTTAAAAAGTTGGAGCTCATCCATGGCCCAACAGAAGATCTTTTTCCTCTACATTGGCATGTCAATAGCTttgcaaaattttaaaatcttaAATTGGGGAATTGAGATAAAACAACTAATACTAATACTAGTAGTAGTTT
This is a stretch of genomic DNA from Papaver somniferum cultivar HN1 chromosome 1, ASM357369v1, whole genome shotgun sequence. It encodes these proteins:
- the LOC113272775 gene encoding aspartic proteinase CDR1-like → MGKTTPTLFIFLLTIVTHVSLLFNSVIAVNPKGFTLRMVHKDSEDSPLYDPAEIHLMTPEERFQKLIDQSKARAHYIGSHILLNNNRTMNPDVVRMPLAREESGWYVGSVGIGTFPPDESPTFMTYSLMVDTGSDLTWLQCNGATQTFYQDAPLYPWDESQTYHPIPCLSHPYCTVDSCNINGECVYKVAYMSDAVTTCVIAKETFTMNSDTAGGGGLESFQLLMGCGFCQENFDSSFGNNHKIGKPDPIAGILGLARGPMSFLNQLADDGQGKFSYCLERSNKPNAGDTYISFGADATIGGGGQQVYETPIVVTPVHLQSSAYYLTLEDISVGLNPVGFARGEFELKYDGTGGCAIDTGSPFSIMYKDHFDRVAKLVMAHFQQFGIPVAAPTGDGLCFVIPKGEFTVPIITFHFQSQADFVVSETGFVQIGENVCLAISRSEFKTPAFILGAMQQVNKRILHDNMNMRFSFADEIC